The window AAGAAATCTGGAACAAAATATCCCTACGGGACTTCAGGTGGGCGTTTTCAACCTTACTTATTTTCCGGAAGAATATAAGTTTCACTTCAATGCCCATAATCTTGTGGTATATGGAAAAGAAGACGGAAAATTCCTCATCAGTGACCCGGTAATGGATTATGTAACCACTCTTTCTGAAGCAGAGCTGGAAAAAGTAAGATATGCCAAAGGAGCACTCCCTCCGAAAGGCCATATGTATTATCCTATTTATGTACCGGAAAATGTAAATCTTGAGGAAGCCATCAGAAAAGGAATTAAAGATACCTGTAAAAATATGCTGGCTCCCGTACCGCTTATTGGAGTAAAAGCAATGAGATGGGTAGCCAAAAGCATCCCGAAATGGGCTGAAAAGAAAGGAACCAAGGTGACCAATCATTATTTGGGACAGCTGATCAGAATGCAGGAGGAAATTGGAACCGGTGGCGGAGGATTCAGGTTTATTTATGGAGCATTTCTTCAGGAAGCTTCAGTGATTCTTAAAAATGAAGAGCTGAAAGAATTATCCAAAGAAATTACCTCTATTGGCGACCTTTGGAGAGATTTTGCAGTGGATATTGCCCGAGTGTACAAAAACAGAAACTCGAAAAGCAATATTTACAACGAACTTTCCAAGACCATGCTGCATATTGCAGATTTAGAAGAAGCTTTTTATAAAAAACTGAGAAAAGCGATCTGATATGGCAGAAAATATGATTGAGATCAAAAACTTATACAAGAAATATAAAAATTCTGATGAGTTTTCTGTAAATGATATTTCGTTAAGCATCAGCAAAAATGAAATCTATGGAATCCTAGGACCAAACGGTGCTGGAAAAACAACACTGATTTCAATGCTTTCAGGATTGATCAAACCTACTTCGGGACAGTTTACCATTGATGGCCTATCTCCGCAGAAAGAAGGTTTTAAGATCAGGCAGATTATCGGTATTGTTCCGCAGGAATATGCTTTATATCCTACCCTGACAGCGAAAGAAAATCTCATGTTTTTTGGAAGCCTTTACGGTTTAAAGCATAATCAGCTCAAAAAAACAATTGATGAATCCCTGGAAATTATGGGGCTATCAAAATTTGCCAACAAGCAGGTAGGCCAATTTTCAGGAGGAATGAAACGACGCTGTAACCTCATCGCCGGAACACTTCACAATCCTAAAGTTTTATTCCTGGACGAGCCTACTGTAGGAGTAGATGTTCAGTCTAAAAAAGCAATCATTGATTATCTTTTAGATTTAAATAAACAGGGAACCTGTATCATTTATACTTCCCACCACCTTTCTGAAGCGGAAGAATTCTGTACCAAAATTGCGATCATTGACCATGGAAAAATTCATGCCGTGGGAACCCCAGAAGAACTGGTAAACAGAGTGGCAAGTGCCGAAAACCTTGAAGATGTTTTCATTTCATTAACCGGAAAAGAACTAAGAGATGTTGTTGTATAAACTGTGGAGAAGCTTTATTAAGGAAATTCTTCTGCTGAAAAGAGATATTGGAGGAATTGTCATCATCTTTGTGATGCCTTTGCTTTTGATTGTAACCATTACCCTTATTCAGGATTCTACGTTTAAAAACCTTGAAGGATCAAAGATTCCGATTATTTTTATTGATCAGGATCAGTCTGAAGTAGCAAAAAATATAAAAGCTGAACTGGAGAACAGCAAAACATTCCAGCTGCTCACCAATTTTAATGAAAAATCGGCTCAGGATGCTGTTTTTTCAGGAGAATATCAAATGGCGATTGTCATTCCGGAAAATTTAACGAAAGATTTAAATTCCAATATTGATTCTAAAGTTCAGACTATTGTAAGCTCATTCGGGCTGGAAGGAGATTCTGCAAAAGTAAAGACAGCGGTTCCAAAGGCCAAAGAAATTCATTTATACTTTGACCCTGCTACCAATGCCGGATTTAAGAATTCTGTGATGAACTCTGTCAACAAAATGGTTTTTGAGATTGAGAATAAAAAGATCTATAAAGCATTCCAGGATCAGCTGGGAACCACAGAGAATATTGAGGAAAATAAAAACCTGATCAGCTTTAAAGAAATCACACCCAAAAAAGGAGCCATGGATGTGATGCCGAATTCCGTTCAGCATAACGTCCCGGCATGGACTCTTTTTGCAATCTTCTTTATTGTAGTTCCTTTATCCATTAACCTGGTAAAAGAAAAAAGCCAGGGAACGAGTGTAAGAGCGAGAATAAGCCCTACCCCGTATTTTGTCCATATTTTAGGAAAAACATTTACGTATCTGATCATCTGTATCATTCAGTTTTTACTGATGGTTGCCGTAGGAATTTATCTTTTCCCCTATATGGATCTTCCCGCATTTGATGTGTCCGGAAAAATGTTCCAGCTTGTGATTGTCACTCTTTTTGCAGGATTAGCGGCCATTGGATTTGGAGTTTTATTGGGAACTATTGCCGATACCCAGGAACAGTCTGCTCCATTTGGGGCCACTTCTGTAGTGGTTTTAGCTGCTGTGGGCGGAATTTGGGTGCCTGTATTTCTCATGCCGGAATTCATGCAGACCATAGCGAAATTCTCGCCAATGAACTGGGGGTTGAATGCTTATTATGATATTATTTTAAGAAATAGCGGAATTGGCGGAATTGCCAAAGAACTGGTTTTCCTTTTCTTATTCTACATAGCCACCGTAGCCATTTCTATTTTTTACGAAAAAAAACAAAATGCAGTCTAAAGAAAATATATTAACCTGTACTGAAGAAGTAAGAGTACGATTCAATGAAACAGATCCGCTGGGAATTGTCTGGCATGGGCATTATATCGTGTATTTTGAGGACGGAAGAGAAGCTTTCGGACGTCTGCATGGTCTTACCTATCTCGATATTCAGAATGCAGGATTTGTAACGCCCATTGTAAAAAGTACGTGTGAGCATTTTCTTCCTTTAAAATATGGAGAAACATTCAGAATTGTGACCACTTTTATCAATTCTGTTTCCGCAAAACTAATTTACCGGTACGAGCTTTTTAATCAGGAAGACCAATTGGTATGCAGTGGAGAAACCATTCAGGTATTTCTTGACAGCAATGGGAGTTTGTGCCTGTACAATCCGGATTTTTTTCAAAACTGGAAAGATAAAATGGGATTATCATGAGGAAGGAAATCTATATCACAGACTACAGTTGTGTCACTCCGTTGGGTTTCAATGTTGATTCCAACTGGAAAGCCCTTTCAGAAGGACAATCCGGAGTTGCTTTACATAAAATCATAGACAATCAGGATGCTTTTTATGCGTCCATGATTGATTCTGACAAACTGAATGAAGAATTCAACAGAATCTTCTCCCGAAATAACAATAATGATTTCACAAGACTGGAGAAAATGCTTCTTATAAGCTTACAGCCTCTTGTTGAGAAGCATGCCATATCAGAAGACACAGCTTTCATCCTTTCCACCACCAAAGGAAATATCAGCCTGTTAAAAAACCAGTCTGAATTGCCTGAAGGGGTTTATTTGTCTAAATTAGCAGAAAAAACTGCAGATTTCTTTGGATTCAAAACAAAACCAATCATCATTTCCAATGCCTGTGTTTCAGGGGTGATGGCTATTTCTGTCGCTAAAAACATGATTCAGGCAGGAAAATATAAAGACGCTATCGTTATCGCAGGTGATGAGCTTTCTGAATTTGTGATTTCAGGATTCAACTCATTTCAGGCCATCGGCTCCGGACCCTGCCAACCTTATGATAAAAACAGGGACGGAATCAATATCGGTGAGGGTGCAGCTGCAGCTTATATCACTTCAGAACCTTCTGAAAACGAAAAATTACGATTTAAAGTACTGGGAGATTCTTCTGTAAACGATGCCAATCATATTTCCGGACCTTCAAGAACGGGAGACGGCCTATATGCCAGCATCAGAAATGCAATGAATGAAGCGAATGTTTCTCCGGAACAGATTGATTTTATTTCTGCCCACGGAACCGCAACTTTATACAACGACGAAATGGAAGCCATTGCCTTCAACAGAATAGATCTCCAGAATATTCCTCTTAACAGTATGAAAGGATATTATGGCCACTGCCTGGGTGCATCCGGACTTCTCGAAAGTATTATTTCTATGGAAAGCGCTCTTCACGGCACTTTACTTTCATCAAAGAATTTTGAAGAAATGGGAGTAACCCAGCCTTTAAATATTATCAGAGAAAACCAACCTTCGGAAATTAAATATATTCTGAAGACTGCATCTGGTTTTGGAGGGTGTAATGCGGCTGTTGTGCTGGAAAAATGTTAAAATATGCCCTTCAATTCTGAAAGGGCATATTATATATTTTCACCTCGTCTCGTCTTAGCAATAAATTATTTTGCAGACCAGTCACTACTATTATATCCATTTATACCACCAAATTCAATCTTTTCTATTTTCATATTAGAAAAAAACTGAGCAAAAGTATCATTCCATTCTCCATGATATTGTAAAACTAAGCTTTTAATTTGTGGAGGAATTTCATTCTCAAAAGTAATCCAAATTACAGGAATTTGAAACTTATTATCCAATGCTGGTTTATCCATATTAGAATCACAGAAATATAATCTTAAAATGTAATTCTTTGTCCCAGTATCTGTTTTGCTTCCATAACCTAAATCTACAACATTTACATTTTTATTTAATAATTCATTATAAAATTCCGAGAAATTATGCCCATAAAATTGGGTTTTATTAGCGGCAACAGTATTTAATTTAGGAACAACTCCATTATAAAATGTGATATATTCGTTTACAGATGCAGACTGTGCTTTACAGTTATGCATTAAAAATATACTTATTGCAAATAAGCTTTTTAAAAAGATAGATTTCACATTTGTAATTTTAAAATTCCTTCTGAATACTCATTATTTCCCAGACCAATCATTGCTGTTATAGCCGTTAACGCCAATAAAGTCTATGCTTTCAATTTTCATATTAGAAAAAAACTGAACAAAAGTGCTATTCCATTCTCCATGATATTGTAAAACCATACTTTTAATTTGTGGAGGAATTTCATCCTGAAAGGTAATTGTTATCCAGGGAATTTGAAATTTATTGTCCAGTGCGGGCTTATCCATATTAGAATCACAAAAAAATAATCTTAGTTTATAATATTTTCTTCCAGTATCTGTTTTGCTATCATATGATAGATCCACAACGTTTATATTTTTACTTAATAATTCATTATAAAATTCCGAGAAATTATGCCCGTAAAATTGTGTTTTACTAGCGGCAACAGTATTTAATTTAGGAACGACTCCGTTATAAAATTTGATGTAATCATTTACAGATATGGACTGAGCTTCACAATTGTGCATTAAAAATATACTTATTACAAATAAGCTTTTTAAAAAGATAGATTTCACATTTGTAATTTTAAAATTCCTTCTGAATACTCATTATTTCCCAGACCAATCATTGCTATTATACCCGTTAACACCAATAAAATCTATGCTTTCAATTTTCATATTAGAAAAAAACTGAGCAAAAGTGTCATTCCATTCTCCATGATATTGCAAAACCATGCTTTTAATTTGTGGAGGAATTTCATCCTTGAAGGTAATATCTATCCAAGGGATTTGAAATTTATTGTCCAATGCGGGCTTATCCATGTTAGAATCACAAAAAAATAAACTTAAAATATAATATTTTCTGCCAGTATCTGTTTTGCTTCTATATCCTAAATTTACAATATTTACATTTTTATTTAATAATTCATTATAAAATTCCGAGAAATTGTGCTCATAAAACTGAGTTTTATTAGTGGCAACAGTATTTAATTTAGGAACGACTCCGTTATAAAATGTGATGTAATCATTTACAGATGCGGACTGAGCTTTACAGTCATGCATTAAAAATATACTTATTACAAATAAGCTTTTTAAAAAGATAGATTTCACTTTTATAATTTTACAATTCATTATGGATACACCATTATTTTCAAACCTCTCCTAAAAATAAATTATTTTGCAGACCAATTGTTACTATTATATCCATTAAGTCCTATAAATTTTATCTTTTCTATTTTCATATTCGAAAAAAACTGAACAAAAGTGTCATTCCATTCTCCATGATATTGTAAAACCATACTTTTAATTTGTGCAGGAATTTCATTCTCAAAAGTAATCCAGATTACAGGAATTTGAAACTTATTATCCAATGCAGGTTTATCCATATTAGAATCACAAAAATATAATCTTAAAATGTAATTTTTTGTCCCAGTATCTGTTTTGCTTCCATAACCTAAATCTACAACATTTACATTTTTACTTAATAGTTCACTATAAAATCCAGAGAAATTTTGCCCATAAAATTGAGTTTTATTAGTGGCAACAGTATTTAATTTAGGAACGACTCCGTTATAAAATGTGATGTAATCATTTACAGATGAGGACTGAGCTTTACAATTGTGCATTAAAAATATACTTATTACAAATAAGCTTTTTAAAAAGATAGATTTCACATTTGTAATTTTAAAATTCCTTCTGAATACTCATTATTTCCCAGACCAATCATTGCTGTTATAACCATTAACACCAATAAAGTCTATACTTTCAATTTTCATGTTCGAAAAAAACTGAGCAAAAGTGTCATTCCATTCTCCATGATATTGCAAAACCATGCTTTTAATTTGTGGAGGAATTTCATCCTGAAAGGTAATTGTTATCCAGGGAATTTGAAATTTATTGTCCAATGCGGGCTTATCCATATTAGAATCACAAAAAAACAATCTTAATTTATAATATTTTCTTCCAGTATCTGTTTTGCTATCGTAATCTAATTCCATAACATTTATTTGCTTTTGTAGTAACTCATTGTAAAATAGAGAAAAGTTTTGCCCATAAAATTGGGTTTTATTAGCGGCAACAGAATTCAATTTTGGAACGACTCCGTTATAAAATGTGATGTAATCACTAACAGATGCGGACTGTGCTTTACAGTTATGCATTAAAAATATACTTATTACAAATAAGCTTTTAAAAAATATAGATTTCATATTATTTTTTTAAATAATTAAGTTATGGACATTTAGATACTTTTACCCCTTCTTTTACTTTCCCACCACTGTATGGCACTGTTATTTGTGCAACGTCTGCATTTATCTTTTTTAGATTTCCATTCGCATCCGCTTTAGCAATACTAATGCCTGCATTAAATTTATCCAAAATATAGGCCATTGCAACAGCTTTGCTATCATAATTTTCTCCTGAGGAATTATCATATGTTCCCGATGAATAGTACTTTTTAGCCTTATAAAACTCTATTCCCAACATGCTTTTTTCTTTAATTGAATGATCTTGCGGGTCATAATTTTCATCTTTGGGGTATTGACTAAGGAACTGCTGAGCTAAAGATGCATTAGTAATGACTAAGGCATAGGTTTCCGCTGTTCCTTCGTCAGAATTGCCATACACAAAACGATATTTAAGGGCAGGGTTACCTGCAAGGGAAGTCATCATATGATATAAATCTCCTCCCGAAGGATTACCTCTATTTCCGGCGTGAGAATGCCCATCACCAATATAAGGACTTGTTAATTGAGAAGTGGGAATGGTTCCATTGGAAGCACTCTGCTCTACAGGAGGTGTTACTTCATACTGGCCATTAGGCTTCTGGCCTATTGCTACAGACCATTCATTAGAAGCCTGAACTTTCCCTTTTAAAGCAACATCCATTTTTTGTTGTACTTCACTATTTTTTAGAATAGTATTGGCACTCGTCATTGAGCTTTCTGCCTTTTTACAAGGATCTTGCGTGGTACCGGTTCCGGTTCCTCCACCATGCATGATAGGCCCACCACTCATATCTCCTGTGTAGGGAGGGGTATAGGTTCCACCGCCGCCAGTATTGGGAAGAGGATCATTGATGGGAGGATTGGTGCTTGGAGGAGTAATCACAATTTCCGGTATTTCTTTTACCGGGGGATCCGGCTCTCCTCTGTTTACAGCCTTTTTAGAGTAATAATTTTGAAATTCTCCAATCATTCTTTGGGTGGAAGCGGAGGGATCATGCACCAGATAAAAATCTACCCAGGTTCTATCTTCTTTCAGCTTCCCGTACCATAAAGAGGTCACTTTCCCATCTTTCAGTATCGGATAGAAAATGTATTTTTTATCTTCACCAAAGGTTTGCGAAGCCACATTATAATCTATCTCACCAAAATCATCAGCCAGCTTATCATAGAAATCAGGATGTTTCACCAGAAATTGATAAATAATTTCACTGAAAGGTTGTGCATAGCTTAACGGAAGTGAAGCTCCGCTTTTAGAAGAATGAGTCTGTTTGCTTAGGATTTCCTGGGAACGAAGATTTTCAAACCTTTCGAAAGCTCCTATTTTCTCATCTTGTGCTCTTTGCTCAGAACTGGCCATTTCATCCGTTCTGCAAGCATAGAAGAGAAAAAAGAATCCTAATGCTGAAGCGAGCAGCTTCAAGTTTTTTTTCATCATAGATATTTGTTTTTTTGTGGCTAAATATAACATTTTTTATCACATCCACGTGATAACAGATGCAATATTATCTAGAATTTTGCCGCTGTGCAACAACTACTGGTTATAAAATCAATAACCAACAGTTATCATTTCAAATTATTTTATATTTGTAAAAAATACCTCCATGAGCTTAGGAACCAAACTAAAGCAGCTAAGACAAAATAAAAACTGGTCACAGGCTGATGCTGCTTACCGATTAGATATTTCCCAACCGGCCTATAACAAATGGGAAACAGATCAGGCAAAACCCAATATAGATAAACTGGGAAAAATTGCAGAGGTTTTTGAAATTGAAGTACAGGAGCTATTCAATAATGATGCAACTGTAATTATTTCTAATAATACATTTGAAACATCAAATATTGTATACCCGAAGGATTCAACTATTAATATGCAATCTCCTGAACTTATTGAAAGTATTCTAAAAAATCAGGAGCAGATCTCAAAACTCATTGAATCTCAGAATAAATTAATAGAAAGCCTGCTGAAGAAGTAATGGAAATACCATTAATGAAGAAAACAAACACCTGTACCATAGAACATTCAAAAATAAACGTTGACGGACATCTTATTTTTGAAAGCCAGAGCGAAACTTTTCAGGAATTTGCTAAAGAAGCTTATAAAAGTTTAGACCTCGGCTATCCAAAATTTCACAAAATGGATAACCTGAGTAAGCTGGCTTTTCTTTCCACAGAAACTATTTTGAAAGACGAAGATCACAGCAGAACAGCCATTGTTTTTGCCAACAGATCATCCAGCCTGGATACAGACTTCAAATACCAGGAAAGCATTAACGATCCGGATAACTTCTATCCGAGTCCGGCAGTTTTTGTCTATACTTTACCCAATATCTGCGTAGGAGAAATCAGCATTAAGCACAAAATGCAGACAGAAAATGCTTTTTTTGTACTGGATGAGTTTGATGAAAAATTTTTGCATGATTATTCCGAACAGATCCTGCTGTCCGGCAAGGCTGACAAAGTATTGTGCGGCTGGGTAGAATTGTATCAGGAAAATTACAAAGCTTTTGTATATTTGCTCACATTATAATTTAACAATGTACCAATCTGATAATGTACCAATGCTAAAGGCAATAACAACCATTGGTCAACTGGTACATTGATATATTGTTACATTAAAATACTATTTATGGAAAACTTAAAAACAGAATTGAAGCACAAAATTATTGAAGTCCTTAACCTTGAAGATGTATCTGTAGAGGAGATCAAAGATACTGATCCCTTATTCGGAGGAGGTTTAGGATTAGATTCTATTGATGCTCTGGAATTGATCGTTCTTCTTGATAAAGATTACGGAATCAAATTAGCTGACCCTAAAAAAGGAAAAGAGATTTTCCAATCTATCGATACGATGGCTCAATTCATCGAGGACAACAGAACAAAATAAATTAATTATCACAATCCGGCAATGTAGCAATGCAGCAATTAGTGGTAAATTGTGAGAAGGATACATTGTCAGATTATTGAATACCATGAGTCAAAAAATTGCCATAACAGGAATGGGCATCATTTCCTCCATCGGAAACAATGTGGAGGAAAATTTTATTTCATTACAATCCGGAAAACACGGGATTTCAGAGATTGAAATGTTTGAGACCCGCCATGCCGGCCAGATTAAAACAGGCGAAATAAAATTATCCAATGAAGCGCTTGTAAAGCTACTTCATCTTGATGAAGACAACAATATCACAAGAACGTCTCTGTTGGGAATGATTGCAGCAAAAGAAGCTGTAGAAAGTGCCGGAATATCAGATATTAACAGCTGCAGAACAGGGCTTATCTCTTCTACCAGTGTAGGCGGGATGGATGTTACTGAAAAGTATTTCTACACGTATGAAGACTTTCCTGACAAGCAAAAATATATTCATGCTCATGATGCCGGAAATTCTTCTTTGGCTATTGCCGGCTATCTGGGATTAAAAGGCATGGTTTCTACCATCAGCACAGCCTGTTCATCAGCCGCAAATGCCATTATGATGGGGGCTAAACTGATTAAAAACGGAGTGCTGGACCGCGTGATTGTCGGAGGAACAGATTCTCTCTCTAAGTTTACACTCAATGGATTCAACACCCTGATGATTCTTACCGATTCTTACAATACCCCTTTTGACAACGACAGAAAAGGATTGAATCTTGGAGAAGCCGCCGCTTTTCTGGTTCTTGAATCTGAAGAAATGGTGAAAAAAGAAAATAAAAAAGTTCTGGCTTATCTTTCCGGATACGGAAATGCCAATGATGCCCACCACCAGACAGCTTCTTCAGAAAACGGTCAGGGCGCATTTTTAGCGATGCAGCAGGCCCTGAAAATTTCAGGATTGGAAAAAGAAAGTATAGATTACATCAACGTTCACGGAACGGCTACTCCCAACAATGATTTATCCGAGGGAATTGCCATGATCAGGATCTTCGGAGAAAACCAGGTTCCTGAATTCAG of the Chryseobacterium aureum genome contains:
- a CDS encoding BtrH N-terminal domain-containing protein translates to MKLNFEHHQTAHCENGVASNLLLNKGLKLSEPMIFGIGSGLFFVYLPFLKVNFAPGFSYRPMPGAIFSKAAKRLGIKIKREKFSNPEDAQKALERNLEQNIPTGLQVGVFNLTYFPEEYKFHFNAHNLVVYGKEDGKFLISDPVMDYVTTLSEAELEKVRYAKGALPPKGHMYYPIYVPENVNLEEAIRKGIKDTCKNMLAPVPLIGVKAMRWVAKSIPKWAEKKGTKVTNHYLGQLIRMQEEIGTGGGGFRFIYGAFLQEASVILKNEELKELSKEITSIGDLWRDFAVDIARVYKNRNSKSNIYNELSKTMLHIADLEEAFYKKLRKAI
- a CDS encoding ABC transporter ATP-binding protein, with protein sequence MAENMIEIKNLYKKYKNSDEFSVNDISLSISKNEIYGILGPNGAGKTTLISMLSGLIKPTSGQFTIDGLSPQKEGFKIRQIIGIVPQEYALYPTLTAKENLMFFGSLYGLKHNQLKKTIDESLEIMGLSKFANKQVGQFSGGMKRRCNLIAGTLHNPKVLFLDEPTVGVDVQSKKAIIDYLLDLNKQGTCIIYTSHHLSEAEEFCTKIAIIDHGKIHAVGTPEELVNRVASAENLEDVFISLTGKELRDVVV
- a CDS encoding ABC transporter permease, with product MLLYKLWRSFIKEILLLKRDIGGIVIIFVMPLLLIVTITLIQDSTFKNLEGSKIPIIFIDQDQSEVAKNIKAELENSKTFQLLTNFNEKSAQDAVFSGEYQMAIVIPENLTKDLNSNIDSKVQTIVSSFGLEGDSAKVKTAVPKAKEIHLYFDPATNAGFKNSVMNSVNKMVFEIENKKIYKAFQDQLGTTENIEENKNLISFKEITPKKGAMDVMPNSVQHNVPAWTLFAIFFIVVPLSINLVKEKSQGTSVRARISPTPYFVHILGKTFTYLIICIIQFLLMVAVGIYLFPYMDLPAFDVSGKMFQLVIVTLFAGLAAIGFGVLLGTIADTQEQSAPFGATSVVVLAAVGGIWVPVFLMPEFMQTIAKFSPMNWGLNAYYDIILRNSGIGGIAKELVFLFLFYIATVAISIFYEKKQNAV
- a CDS encoding acyl-CoA thioesterase; its protein translation is MQSKENILTCTEEVRVRFNETDPLGIVWHGHYIVYFEDGREAFGRLHGLTYLDIQNAGFVTPIVKSTCEHFLPLKYGETFRIVTTFINSVSAKLIYRYELFNQEDQLVCSGETIQVFLDSNGSLCLYNPDFFQNWKDKMGLS
- a CDS encoding beta-ketoacyl synthase N-terminal-like domain-containing protein, translating into MRKEIYITDYSCVTPLGFNVDSNWKALSEGQSGVALHKIIDNQDAFYASMIDSDKLNEEFNRIFSRNNNNDFTRLEKMLLISLQPLVEKHAISEDTAFILSTTKGNISLLKNQSELPEGVYLSKLAEKTADFFGFKTKPIIISNACVSGVMAISVAKNMIQAGKYKDAIVIAGDELSEFVISGFNSFQAIGSGPCQPYDKNRDGINIGEGAAAAYITSEPSENEKLRFKVLGDSSVNDANHISGPSRTGDGLYASIRNAMNEANVSPEQIDFISAHGTATLYNDEMEAIAFNRIDLQNIPLNSMKGYYGHCLGASGLLESIISMESALHGTLLSSKNFEEMGVTQPLNIIRENQPSEIKYILKTASGFGGCNAAVVLEKC
- a CDS encoding helix-turn-helix domain-containing protein; this translates as MSLGTKLKQLRQNKNWSQADAAYRLDISQPAYNKWETDQAKPNIDKLGKIAEVFEIEVQELFNNDATVIISNNTFETSNIVYPKDSTINMQSPELIESILKNQEQISKLIESQNKLIESLLKK
- a CDS encoding 3-oxoacyl-ACP synthase; this translates as MKKTNTCTIEHSKINVDGHLIFESQSETFQEFAKEAYKSLDLGYPKFHKMDNLSKLAFLSTETILKDEDHSRTAIVFANRSSSLDTDFKYQESINDPDNFYPSPAVFVYTLPNICVGEISIKHKMQTENAFFVLDEFDEKFLHDYSEQILLSGKADKVLCGWVELYQENYKAFVYLLTL
- a CDS encoding phosphopantetheine-binding protein; its protein translation is MENLKTELKHKIIEVLNLEDVSVEEIKDTDPLFGGGLGLDSIDALELIVLLDKDYGIKLADPKKGKEIFQSIDTMAQFIEDNRTK
- a CDS encoding beta-ketoacyl-[acyl-carrier-protein] synthase family protein, which gives rise to MSQKIAITGMGIISSIGNNVEENFISLQSGKHGISEIEMFETRHAGQIKTGEIKLSNEALVKLLHLDEDNNITRTSLLGMIAAKEAVESAGISDINSCRTGLISSTSVGGMDVTEKYFYTYEDFPDKQKYIHAHDAGNSSLAIAGYLGLKGMVSTISTACSSAANAIMMGAKLIKNGVLDRVIVGGTDSLSKFTLNGFNTLMILTDSYNTPFDNDRKGLNLGEAAAFLVLESEEMVKKENKKVLAYLSGYGNANDAHHQTASSENGQGAFLAMQQALKISGLEKESIDYINVHGTATPNNDLSEGIAMIRIFGENQVPEFSSTKAFTGHTLAAAAGIEAVFSILAMQNSVIFPNLNFKTKMEEFDLTPVTALKEKNINHVLSNSFGFGGNCSTLIFSKS